A section of the Lynx canadensis isolate LIC74 chromosome A1, mLynCan4.pri.v2, whole genome shotgun sequence genome encodes:
- the ZCCHC9 gene encoding zinc finger CCHC domain-containing protein 9 isoform X1 produces MTRWARVTTTRSKRPLAATSWEDMKKGSLEGEGQNLPKSKQLEANRLSAKNDTPQAKHKKNKKKKEYLNEDVNGFLEYLRQNPQMVHNGERIATDSQEVREEIAVALKKDSRREGRRLKRQAAKKNAMVCFHCRKPGHGIADCPAALENQDTGTGICYRCGSTEHEITKCKAKVDPALGEFPFAKCFVCGEMGHLSRSCPDNPKGLYADGGCCRLCGSVEHFKKDCPESQNSDRMVTVGRWAMGMSADYEEILDVPEPQKPKTKIPKVVNF; encoded by the exons ATGACCAGGTGGGCACGAGTTACTACCACACGTAGCAAGAGACCTTTGGCTGCAACATCATGGGAGGACATGAAGAAGGGGTCCCTTGAGGGAGAAGGCCAAAACCTACCAAAGAGTAAACAACTTGAAGCCAATAGGCTCTCTGCTAAAAATGATACGCCTcaagcaaaacacaaaaagaacaaaaagaaaaaggagtactTAAATGAAGATGTAAATGGATTCCTGGAATACTTAAGACAAAACCCACAGATGGTTCATAATGGAGAGAGGATAGCAACAGACAGTCAGGAGGTAAGGGAAGAAATTGCAGTTGCTTTAAAGAAAGATAGTCGCCGGGAAGGAAGAAGACTAAAAAGACAAGCAGCAAAGAAAAATGCAATG gtATGTTTCCATTGTAGAAAACCTGGCCATGGAATTGCAGATTGCCCAGCCGCCCTTGAGAATCAAGATACGGGCACTGGAATATGTTACCGGTGTGGGTCCACAGAGCATGAAATAACCAAGTGCAAAGCCAAAGTAGACCCAGCTCTTG GTGAATTTCCTTTCgcaaaatgttttgtttgtggGGAAATGGGACATCTGTCCAGATCTTGTCCTGATAATCCCAAAGGACTTTATGCTGATG GTGGTTGCTGCAGACTTTGTGGCTCTGTGGAACATTTTAAGAAAGATTGCCCTGAGAGTCAGAATTCAG ATCGAATGGTCACAGTTGGTCGCTGGGCAATGGGAATGAGTGCAGACTATGAAGAAATTTTGGATGTGCCTGAACCACAGAAACCCAAAACAAAGATACCTAAAGTTGTTAATTTTTGA
- the ZCCHC9 gene encoding zinc finger CCHC domain-containing protein 9 isoform X2 has product MTRWARVTTTRSKRPLAATSWEDMKKGSLEGEGQNLPKSKQLEANRLSAKNDTPQAKHKKNKKKKEYLNEDVNGFLEYLRQNPQMVHNGERIATDSQEVREEIAVALKKDSRREGRRLKRQAAKKNAMVCFHCRKPGHGIADCPAALENQDTGTGICYRCGSTEHEITKCKAKVDPALGEFPFAKCFVCGEMGHLSRSCPDNPKGLYADDRMVTVGRWAMGMSADYEEILDVPEPQKPKTKIPKVVNF; this is encoded by the exons ATGACCAGGTGGGCACGAGTTACTACCACACGTAGCAAGAGACCTTTGGCTGCAACATCATGGGAGGACATGAAGAAGGGGTCCCTTGAGGGAGAAGGCCAAAACCTACCAAAGAGTAAACAACTTGAAGCCAATAGGCTCTCTGCTAAAAATGATACGCCTcaagcaaaacacaaaaagaacaaaaagaaaaaggagtactTAAATGAAGATGTAAATGGATTCCTGGAATACTTAAGACAAAACCCACAGATGGTTCATAATGGAGAGAGGATAGCAACAGACAGTCAGGAGGTAAGGGAAGAAATTGCAGTTGCTTTAAAGAAAGATAGTCGCCGGGAAGGAAGAAGACTAAAAAGACAAGCAGCAAAGAAAAATGCAATG gtATGTTTCCATTGTAGAAAACCTGGCCATGGAATTGCAGATTGCCCAGCCGCCCTTGAGAATCAAGATACGGGCACTGGAATATGTTACCGGTGTGGGTCCACAGAGCATGAAATAACCAAGTGCAAAGCCAAAGTAGACCCAGCTCTTG GTGAATTTCCTTTCgcaaaatgttttgtttgtggGGAAATGGGACATCTGTCCAGATCTTGTCCTGATAATCCCAAAGGACTTTATGCTGATG ATCGAATGGTCACAGTTGGTCGCTGGGCAATGGGAATGAGTGCAGACTATGAAGAAATTTTGGATGTGCCTGAACCACAGAAACCCAAAACAAAGATACCTAAAGTTGTTAATTTTTGA